DNA from Acetobacter aceti NBRC 14818:
CCATACAACTCAGGCTGCCTCATCTACGCCATCAGTGCGTTTCACACTCACGCCACACGATCCAGTCAAGGGAACAAGGGAAAATTCATGATCGCATCATCCAGACAGTCCGGAGCCCTTTTAGCCGGGGTCTTTTTCGCACTTACGCTGGGAAGCGCTTCATCTTTTGCGCGCACTGTTTCGTCCACCTGCGACAATAGCGGTTTCATTGAGGCTCAGCAGGCCTTCGAAAATGGTAGAAAAAAACAGGATATTCCTGTTCATATCTGCGGTCAGGTCATCGCTGTTTCGGAAAAGGCCAAACACACGCGCAGCGGCTGGCATGGTTATTTTTATGTAAATGTCGGACAGGGCATTTCAATCCGCGTAGTCAGCAACCTTGATGAAATCAATGCGCCGGAATGGCCATGGGTGCGGGATGGCGACATGGCTGACATTGTAGGGCGTTATTATTATGACTCCCCTCGCAGTCAGGGGATCGACTGGACCCACAGAGGCACCAGTCGTTCCTGGGACATTCCCGGTTATGCCATCATCAATGGCAAACGGTTCGACTGAAATCAGAAATGCCTTTTCCTTCTGTCGTCATGAAGGAAAAGGCGTTTTAAAACTGGCCGATAGAAAAAGAGATTTTCAGCTTACAACTAACCTGTTTTTCCATCCGATTTTTTGACGCTTTTCGGTAACGGGCCGACTTTTTTCAAACTATCCCACGACAGAAAGCAGTCCCCAAGAAAAGATGCCAGTGACGCGATCGTGCAGAGCAACGCGGCCCCAAACAGCCCTACCAGCCATAGAGCAATCGAAGCATCCCTGACGGTACCAAGAAAAAGCACGAAGGCAGCGCCGCATGTCATGGCTCCGGCAAGGCCGCCAAACATGATGGCCATATCAAGAACCATGACACGCTTCTGCAAACGCACGAAATGCTTCTGCAGCTTATGCCTGGCCTTGCTATCCTCTTCGTCCGTGAGCAGATCAGAGGCTTTTTCAATCTGGTCTGCAACACGACCAGCTCGGGTATTCAACAGATTCAGCAACGTTCCCACACCTGACAACATGAAAACCGGCGTCAGAGCCGTTTCAATCAGATGCGCGACATCACCGGCAGAATCAGAGGCAAGAGCAGAGAGAGGAAGAGCCATAATCGAATCACGCCGTCACAATAGAGAACACACTCCCTACAGAGAACCATACGAAATTTCAAATAAGGCTGAATGGATGTCTGTGAAAAGAACCCGCAAGACAGAACGCCTGCACACCCTACTCTCCACCACATAGGAAAACAGGGCGGCATTTTTCTTACAACGCAGCGAGAATTTTCAAACCACCCAGAATAGCATTGGGAATAACCGAGGTTTCTCCCGGACGCATTATATATTCAAACACAGGCTGCATCACGAGACCGGGCACCACCGGAATACCGTAATAGGCTTCCAGCGTCGCGGCATGGGTCTGGGGACCATTGACGTACGCTCCCATCGACATGCCCGCCATCTGACGCAAGCGCTGCCCCTCCGTCAGATTGTGGCTGATCTGATAGTAGGAATACATCACACCGAAACGGTCGAAGGGTCGATAAGGAAGAATGCCGAGCAGCGACGCGCCGACATAAAACTGGTCAGACCAGACCGAGACACTCGGGGTGTTATGAATATACCCGGCAAGCAGATATCCGCCTGCCATCTGATGATCTCCGCCCTTACGGTACACCATCTGATCGGCCTCAAAATAGAATGTATCGCGAGGACCGCCATTATGCCCCAGATAATCATGTTGGTAAGCTGCGGGAATACTGCCCAGCATGTCGTCATAATGGCTAGTGTCGTGTCCGAACCCGATCTTGTAATGACCTGGCAGCTTCTTTTCTCCAAGAAACGGCTCCCATGCCAACTCGATTGGCAGCATCACACCGGTATGCTCCTCGCCACCCCAAGCCCATCCCGACGGATTCGATGTCAGTGGTCCCGCAGCGTATACGCCTGTCGTCAGAGTGAGGTCCCGCACCGGCCTCAGACGGATGGTGCCGCCCCAGGTCGCTTTCGGATACACGCTCCAGCCTGCCTGCGATTTGAGAGCGACCGGCGCGGAGCACTGGATCATGAATGTGCACAG
Protein-coding regions in this window:
- a CDS encoding DUF2721 domain-containing protein, which gives rise to MALPLSALASDSAGDVAHLIETALTPVFMLSGVGTLLNLLNTRAGRVADQIEKASDLLTDEEDSKARHKLQKHFVRLQKRVMVLDMAIMFGGLAGAMTCGAAFVLFLGTVRDASIALWLVGLFGAALLCTIASLASFLGDCFLSWDSLKKVGPLPKSVKKSDGKTG
- a CDS encoding DUF3465 domain-containing protein, with the translated sequence MIASSRQSGALLAGVFFALTLGSASSFARTVSSTCDNSGFIEAQQAFENGRKKQDIPVHICGQVIAVSEKAKHTRSGWHGYFYVNVGQGISIRVVSNLDEINAPEWPWVRDGDMADIVGRYYYDSPRSQGIDWTHRGTSRSWDIPGYAIINGKRFD
- a CDS encoding carbohydrate porin → MASFVSATEVRAEKQEIVQRPEADVSASAQKKVGPYDAPAHAAPKKTVITPAQRLESLFDTESISSLLNNRDDAIRERDLSAGYYVPAQTFGNLVPQLQPWRKWMQDRGFSFQFSYKGEGIANTGGGLSRGMDYAHELTLTTRFDLGKLVGWNGWILHAVMMERAGRQVTTDYVGDHRMLLSEVYSLSGHMAAHLADIYLEKSLFHNKVNINVGRLTLTHTYATSVLLCTFMIQCSAPVALKSQAGWSVYPKATWGGTIRLRPVRDLTLTTGVYAAGPLTSNPSGWAWGGEEHTGVMLPIELAWEPFLGEKKLPGHYKIGFGHDTSHYDDMLGSIPAAYQHDYLGHNGGPRDTFYFEADQMVYRKGGDHQMAGGYLLAGYIHNTPSVSVWSDQFYVGASLLGILPYRPFDRFGVMYSYYQISHNLTEGQRLRQMAGMSMGAYVNGPQTHAATLEAYYGIPVVPGLVMQPVFEYIMRPGETSVIPNAILGGLKILAAL